The Eubacterium sp. MSJ-33 genomic sequence GAGCTTTGGAGCCGTAGATGGACCAGGTATCCGATTTGTAGTATTTTTGCAAGGCTGTAAGATGCGTTGTAAATACTGTCATAACCCGGAGACGTGGAATCTGGTAACCGATTACACAAAGCTCTATGCAGACACAACGGATGATAAAGAACGAGAAGAACTCGAAAAGAAAATTGAAGAGAACACAAAACTGCTGCTAGATAAAGGCGTCAAGGTTGAAGCGAGAACTCCGGAAGATCTGCTCAAGCAGGCACTTCGTTATAAGCCTTATTGGAAGGGCGATGGAGGAATAACCGTCAGCGGAGGCGAAGCGCTTCTGCAGATGGACTTTTTGATTGAATTCTTCAAGCTTGCAAAAGCACAGGGGATTCACACAACGATTGATACAGCGGGCAATCCATTTACAAGAGAGGAGCCTTTCTTCTCGAAGTTCAATGAACTGATGGCACTCACTGATTTGTTCCTGCTTGATATCAAGCAGATTGAGGACGACAAACACCGGGAGCTGACAGGGTTCTCGAATAAGAATATATTAGACCTGGCACAGTATCTCTCCGATCAGGGAAAGCATATGTGGATTCGACATGTCCTTGTGCCGGGCGTAACAACCGACGAAGCAGACTTGAAGAAGACGGCTGAGTTTATCAAGACTTTGAAGACGGTTGACCGTGTGGAGGTATTGCCATACCATAAGCTTGGAATCCAGGAGTGGGAGCGCCTTGGAATCCCTTATAAGCTGGAAGGAATCGATCCTCCAACGGACGAACAGCAAAAAATTGCAAGAGAGATTTTGGATGCAAAGTAATTTTGCTTATAGAATCAGAATAAGACAATATAAGAAAACGAATGAGACTGCACAATATTCAGAAAGATGAGTATTGTGCAGTCTTATTTTATTTTAGAAATGGAATAAAAATAGAGATTTGGAATAGAAAAGTAGGCTGTAACGTGCTATGATTTCATACAGTTAGTCGTGACAAACAAACGTTGCATATGGAGAGAATCAAGATATGAATAAGAGATTACAGACAATTATTAAGCGGAGTAAGTATCTGGAAGCGCTGATAGGAAGAATTCCGCCAGAGATGTTATCCTTCTTCTTAGACAAATTGCAGATTGAAATATCGGAGCTGTCCAGGGAGGTAACACATTTAAAAATGGGACAAGATGATGAGTATATGAATTTTGTCACACCGCTGGAGGGAATTGAGATTCTGGAATACTACATGGCAGGAATGGATCAGGTGCCGGGACATGAACAGGCACAGGCAATGGATAATACCACTGTGATTCATTATTGTAACCGGGGACAGGCAGAAATCCGGGTACAGGATGGCAGGTATGCGTATATGAAGCCGGGAGAATTCTGTATTGAGTGGCACCAGCAGGTCGGGAAGCAGTTTAATTTCTACAATGAATCCTATGGTGGATTAGAGATTATAATGACGCTGGATGGTATCAGTGATGAGGATGAAGCATTGCTCCGGCGGTTTGGAATCGATCTGGACTTGATACAGGAAGCGTATGACCGGAATGATGATTACTTTATCGGACGGTGTACGGACAGATTCCAGGCAGCTTTCGAGGTTTTGGCGGAGAGCATACAGGATGGCAGGAGTGAGAAAAGCACATATCTGATCTCTACACTGTAT encodes the following:
- a CDS encoding helix-turn-helix domain-containing protein → MNKRLQTIIKRSKYLEALIGRIPPEMLSFFLDKLQIEISELSREVTHLKMGQDDEYMNFVTPLEGIEILEYYMAGMDQVPGHEQAQAMDNTTVIHYCNRGQAEIRVQDGRYAYMKPGEFCIEWHQQVGKQFNFYNESYGGLEIIMTLDGISDEDEALLRRFGIDLDLIQEAYDRNDDYFIGRCTDRFQAAFEVLAESIQDGRSEKSTYLISTLYVLNLIQTEAIPKLEQQFYLTKGQRKIVQEIHDRIVQNLAEDISMTELEASYPVSTVSLNKYFEIVYGSTVKRYMQNLRMQEAAKKLVTGTDSIADIALAVGYESQSKFGTVFKRKYGHTPLEYRRLYGGK
- a CDS encoding radical SAM protein, whose product is MPEKKQILGYIHSTESFGAVDGPGIRFVVFLQGCKMRCKYCHNPETWNLVTDYTKLYADTTDDKEREELEKKIEENTKLLLDKGVKVEARTPEDLLKQALRYKPYWKGDGGITVSGGEALLQMDFLIEFFKLAKAQGIHTTIDTAGNPFTREEPFFSKFNELMALTDLFLLDIKQIEDDKHRELTGFSNKNILDLAQYLSDQGKHMWIRHVLVPGVTTDEADLKKTAEFIKTLKTVDRVEVLPYHKLGIQEWERLGIPYKLEGIDPPTDEQQKIAREILDAK